The following is a genomic window from Theobroma cacao cultivar B97-61/B2 chromosome 10, Criollo_cocoa_genome_V2, whole genome shotgun sequence.
GCAATTCCTCAGGGGATTCGAAAGTTGCAATTTTTAGCACTGATACttctctttctattttttttttcaggttTCAGTGAGGCTAACGATCAGGCAGGAGATGGATCTTTATGGGGTGATTCTGATGAGGAATTGGATAAATTATCTGATTTAGACCGGGAATGGCAGAGGAGGCATGACCAATTCCACACGGTATTTGACAATTTAGATTTCCTTGTCATTGTATGTAAAGATATGGTGGttgtttagtttttttatatcAGTTTCAATGTTGGGAATTTTCAGATTGGATATCGTGATGGCCTGATAGCGGGGAAAGAAGCTTCTGCACAAGAAGGTTTTAATATTGGCTTTAAGCAATCAGTTTTTGCCGGGTGCAACTGGGGCCTTGCTAGAGGTGTTACCAGGTGAGATTGAAAAGTGGAGGAAATTTCTTATTAGTTGTTGATGTCTAGATTGCTTATGTTTTTGATGCACGGCATTGCTCTAAATCTTGGTTTCAAATTTTGTGTGAAAGTGCGCTCGCTTGTCTTCCGGATACGTTGAGGGAGAAGTTGATTGAAACACAAGAAACGAGAGATAAATTCCAGGGGTTATGTGATTCCGTGAATTCTCTGTCGACTATAGATGCACTTAAGTTGTTTCATGATGATATTATGTCAAAGAAAGTTGTGGAACAGAGTGAGCCTGTCGAGGCTGGTGTTAGTGCAGGTGGCTTGCAAGAACAAAGCTCAACTTCTGGTAGTTTGGGGAAATATACTGCAGAGCTTCAATCACTTCTTCATGAATCACccaaaatcaaaatacaaTTCTTCCATCAGGAAGTTTCAACTCCTGATGTTTGTTGAAAACTTAATGCACATTCTTGTTTCTGTCCATGAAGCACAAACATAGAACTAGTCATGGCATCTTAATTTGTTAATAAGTGTTTA
Proteins encoded in this region:
- the LOC18585754 gene encoding uncharacterized protein LOC18585754; this translates as MRDMDNSLAEELYSESLQLSKLHLGHSSTANGFSEANDQAGDGSLWGDSDEELDKLSDLDREWQRRHDQFHTIGYRDGLIAGKEASAQEGFNIGFKQSVFAGCNWGLARGVTSALACLPDTLREKLIETQETRDKFQGLCDSVNSLSTIDALKLFHDDIMSKKVVEQSEPVEAGVSAGGLQEQSSTSGSLGKYTAELQSLLHESPKIKIQFFHQEVSTPDVC